The Paenibacillus mucilaginosus 3016 genome includes the window GCGCGTGCCGATGATTTGTAACGCTTGGAGAGGGACATAGGGAAGGCCGTACCGGAAGTAAATCCGGTACGGCTTTTTTTGGGCGTTGATGAGTAAAGGGAAGTAGGAGACGGTACACGGCACCAGCACCGGCGAACCAAGGCCGCCACTGGAGCGCGGCTTTCACTCCAGCGGCCGATCACGACACGCATCACCATAACCGTAAGAACCCGTGCCTGGCCCGCTCGCGACCCAGATATCTCACATCTGGCCCCATACCGCGGGATGAAATCACAGGTGCCTGGCCACTCACACCGGCGAGATGAAATTACAGGTGCCCAGCCACCCACAGCGGCGGGATGAAATCACAGTTACCCAGCCACCCACAGCGGCGGGATGAAATCACAGGTGCCCGGCCACTCACAACGGCGAGATGAAATCACAGGTGCCCGGCCACCCACACCGGCGAGATGAAATCACAGGTGCCCAGCCACCCACAGCAGCGAGATGAAATCACAGGTGCCCAGCCACCCACAGCGGCGACCCCAAACCACCGACGCCCGGCGTCCACACCAGTCCCCACGCATGGTTCCCAAATTTTTTTGAGATAGCGGAACTGAAGTTCGCTATGGGGGTATTTCCCATGATTTCCCGACAAATAACGGAACTCAGATGCCTTATGCAGACCAAATTCACAGGATCCCCCTGAATTATATGCAATAGCGAACCTGAGTTCCTCTATCTCTCACAAAGGGACCCTTATTCGTGAAATAACGCATCTGAGTTCCTCTATTGCTCCAACTGGCCTTACTACTCGACTGGCCATTGGGGCAAAAACAATGGCGCTGACACTGCGGCCGGAGAATGGCCCTTCAGCAATGCGGCAATCCAGCTGGAACCCTACGGGACCGGCTGCTTCTGTAACCACGGCGTCACCGGGGCCGAGGGTGAACGACGAAGCGGCGCGGTCCGAAAACTTGGCCCAAGCGGGTCGGACAAGCCTTTACCGGAGAGCTTCTGCGGGAGCGCAAGATCCGCCCTTTTTGGCAGTCGCGAACCGCTCTAGAGGGACGATGGAAGCCGCTTATTCAGGGTTCATACAGAAGCCGCCTTGGGAACATTTTCGCCCAAGATTGTTGCGGACATTCCGCGGATTTCTTGCTATACTAAAGTGAATGTTTACAAATCATTAATAATGAAGAATGTGGTGAAGATAAATATGGGGGAACTGCAATTGGCAATCCTAAATCTCGGACGGAAAATTTCCGCACTAGGGCGGAAAGCGTCCTACAGGATGCGCCTTTTTTTCGGTGCGTTCTGGATTGTGTTCCTGGTGGAGCTGATGAGCCGCGGCCAATGGGAGAAGGCCTTCGGATGGACCTTCCAGTCCCTGCCTGCGCTTACGCTTAATGCCCTGGCGGTCTTCGGGTTCCTGCTGCTGCTCACCGCGCTTACGGCCAGCATCCGTCTGTCATTCTGGCTCGTTGCGACGTTCTGTCTGGCGCTGGGGCTGATCAGCGGCATCAAGCTTGATATTCTCGGCGTACCGCTGCTCCCGTGGGACCTGCTGTTAACCAGCGAATCCTCCGACATGGTGCAGTATATCAAGGGACTGCTCAGCTTTACGATTATTTCGGGACTGGTCGTATTCATCGGACTGAGCATGCTGCTGCTGTATAAGCTGCCGCGGCTTGCGATGTCGATCAATTGGAAGCAGCGGCTTGTGATGGGCATTGTCTCCGTTATGCTGCTGAGCTCTATCTATACGGACGGCATGGCTTCGATCAAGAAGTGGGCCAATATCCAGAACATCGCTTGGGATCAGTCGCTCAACGTGGACACGAACGGGTTCCTGCTCTCGACGATCATGAACCTCAAGTTCCTGTTCCTGGCACAGCCTGAGGGCTACGATGCGGATAAGGTTCGTGCGCTGGCATCCTCCCATGTCCCGGCGGCTCCCGCCCAAGTGAAGCCGAATGTGATCGTCGTGCTGAGCGAATCGTTCTGGGATCCGACGCAGATCAAGGGCATTCAGTTCAGCCGCGACCCGATTCCGTTCTACCATGAGCTTGCGGAGAAATACACCAGCGGCACGATGCTCTCCCCGCAGTATGGCGGAGGGACGGCCAATGTGGAGTTTGAGGTGCTTACAGGCAATTCGATGCGTTTCCTGCCTCCGGGGTCCGTCCCCTACAACCAGTATGTCGACAAGGGAATTGATTCCCTGGCTTCCATCCTGGCGCGGCAGGACTACACATCGACGGCCATTAACCCGTTCCACAGCTGGTTCTACAGCAGCAAGAAGGTATACAAGAATTTCGGGTTCTCCAAATACATTTCGCAGGAATTTTTCGAGCCGGATTATGAAGGTCCTTATCTGGCCGACCGCCAGGTAGCGAAGCAGATTATCGATGCTTCGGCACGCAGTGAAGGTCCTGATTTTATTTTTGCCAATACGATGGAGAATCATTACCATTATTACCCGGGGAAGTTCAAAGAAAACACGATCAAGGTAACCGGCGTAACGGGAGAATCCCAAGGACTCCTCGAAACCTACGCCCAGGGGCTGATCGGCGCAGACGATATGCTGAAGCGTCTGGTCACGCACTATGAGCAGTCGGAAGAGCCGACGATCGTCGTCTTCTTCGGCGACCACCTGCCGAGTCTCGGAGACAATTATCAGGCGTACAAGGATTCGGGCTTCCTGCAGGAGAATGACCCGGATTCTCTGAACAAGCTGTACCGTGTGCCTGTGCTCGTCTGGAACAATTATCTGCCGGAACGCAAGGAAGAGCTGAACATGAGCCCATCGTTTCTTACCCCGTACATTCTGAAGCTTGCGGAACAGCCGGGGACATATTACACGGATTACCTGTACCAGCTCTATCAGACGACGCCTGTGATTCCTCCGAGCAACTACTACGCCCAGATGGGGATTGAGCCGGAGGAGCTCAAGACGTATGAGAACCTGCAGTACGATATTCTCTTCGGTGAGCAGTACGGCTACGCTGAGACGAAGACCGTGGTGAAGGATGAGCATTATATCCTGGGTCCGGGCCCAATGAAGATTAATGAAGTGCGCAGCGAGACGGCGGGAGAAAAGACGGTGCTTACGGTAACCGGGGAAGATCTTCCGAAGACGAGCGTGCTGGAGGTCAACGGCAAGGCCGTCACGACCCATTGGAGCGAGGAGCAATCGGCGCTGAAGGCGGAAGTCCCGTCGGAGACGCTGGACGAGAAGAAGCCCTGCAAGGTCAAGGTGCTTGTCAAGGATTCCAAGGATAAGCTCGTCGCGGCATCGAATGAATATCAATATGCTGCACTCGCTGTAAGCGGCAGTGCGGCTCCGTAACAGCCCAAGCGGCTGTCTGCCTTTCGAGGCGGACAGCCTTTTTTTGTTGGCTGGGGGATGACGTTTGAGAAGAGATCGGTTGGATGTTATAAAAAAGGATCCGGTTTGTGGAACGTGCCGGCAAGCTTCTCGGCATGGAGATCGCGAGTAGGGGCTTCATAGTCCTCCAGCACATCGATGGTGTATTCCTCGCCGGCCTTGAAGGCCCGGAAGATCATCCGCTGCGGATCGATGAGCGTCACATCATGGCCTGCATGGCGCAGGCACTGCTCATAGTCGGCGGCCGTCGGTATCTGCCCTTCCTCCAGGAAGATCAGCCCCCGAAGCTTCGTTACCTGCTTGTGGCGGTGGATATTGAAATAAACCGTATGCTCTTGTGTCATAATAGAGCTCCTTTCCCTTCCGCGTGATCTTTGTCCTTTCCAACGGCAGGCAGTCCCTATATACTCTTGGTATCGCCTATCCAAACTATACCACATCCGGGAGAGAACCAAATGAAGAACAAACGCATACCTGCCCTTGTCCTGTTAGGAGCAGCCGTCACCGGACTGCTCGGAGGGACTGCCGGCGCCGCGGAAGCGGACGCTGCGATTCAGCTGAGACTGAACGATACCGCAGCGCTGAAGAACGGCCAGCCGGTGATCCTGGAGACGCCGCCTGAGCTGAAGGGCGACACGACGATGGTGCCGCTGCGTTTCGTCAGCGAGTCCCTTGGCGCTGCGGTGGAGTGGGACGGGACCGCACGCACCATCACCCTGAAGCAGGACGGGCGTAACATCCGGCTGACGATTGACCGGCCGGAGGCAGAGGTGGACGGCCAGCCCGCCGCCCTCGAGCAGCCTGCGTTCATCCGCAGCGGCACGACCCTGGTGCCCCTGCGGTTCGTGGCGGAGCAGCTGCACCAGGACGTGGCGTACGACGCGGCGACGAAGACAATCACTCTGACGCCGGCCGCAGGGCAGGGGACGCCTCCGGCGCTGCCGCCCGAGAAGAAGCCGACGTATCCGCCGCCAAGAGATACGCCGGCAGCCGAGCCGGTGCGGCAGAAGCTGGAGACGCCGACAGTGGATAATCTGACGGTCGATCCGAATGCGGGCAAGGTCAGAACGGTCATGATGTTCACGTCCTCCGGTATGAAGGTCGAGGTTCACAGCATCGTATCCGACAAGAAAGATCACGTATACGTTCTCCATAATGACAAGAACAACGGGGGCATTATCGGATACGGGGAGTTCAGTATTTTGAAGTATGATACCGCCGTTCCCGGACCTTCCATGAGTCTGGTCCGGTCGTTCGACCAGAAGTTTAGCTTTACCTACAAGGATCAGCAGGGAACGAACCGCAAATTCGATTACGGGAGCTTCATTCCCACCGGCCTCCACTACAGCGAAGGAACCGGCAAGCTGTATGTGATGGGAGAGAGCATTGACACGGATTATCCGCGTATTCTCACATATGAGGTGTATCCGGAAGTCAAGCTCGTGGCCGTATCTCCGGACAAGGGGACGAATTATCATACCGGACGCAACTTCTTTGCGGCTTCAGCGGATGGGGGGATCTACTACACGGACCTGTATCACCAGTCCTATTATTCGGCGGGGGCAGAGGGGGCCAGCACCTTCATCGGCAGCACACCCACGGATACCTCCAGTGAGATGGTTTCACTTGAGCAGGATGGGCAGCATTATGTTCTGGACAAGAATTCCAAGTCGGTTTATAAAGCGGGTCCGAAGGGCTTCGAACTCCAAGGCCGGGTGGAATTGGAGAAGATCAAGGGGATGGCTGCTTCCGGCGGATTCTTCTATGTGACCGATGGAGCGAAGGTGTATCAGATCAATCTCAAGGGTGAAGCCTCCGTTTATGTCACCCTCGATAAGCTGACTTACAACAAAGGTTTCTACAACCCGCAGACCAAGCAGTATGAGGAGCTCTACCGAACCGAACCCGGCAAGCTGACGGCGATTGACGAGGCGAACCGATTCACGGTGGACGAAGCGGGGAGCATTTACCTTTTTGACAACGTCAATCAAATTCTGCGCCGGATTAATGTGTATCCTTAACCTTATACAGCGTTAAAAAAGCAGTTGGACAAGGCGAGAGGGACATCGGCTCCATGCCGGAAAGTAAGAGCTGCCGCGACCGGGCCGAACGTGTAAACCGGAGAGCCTTATCCTTTGCTGCCAGCCGTTTTCCTTGCTATTGCCAAACCAACACAAAAGCCTCCGCTCCCGGACAAGGGATTGGAGGCTTTTGTGCAGCGGCAGATGCGGAGTGCAGAGCATCGTCTGCCGCAGGCCGCAGGGAAGTTACTTCTTCGCTTCGTCTGCAGCTTCGATCTCGAGGCAGGCCATGACGAACGGGGCGAAGCCCTTCGGATCGTCGCGGCGGATCGGCTCGCTGAGATAGTACTCGTAGGAGCCGTCGCGGTATGGCTTGTTGCCGAGACCGGCCACGCTGCAGATGCCGTTCAGGTGCATCGTGCCGTCTTCGTCGCGCTCGAAGTAGCGGTCAAGCAGGCCTTGGTAGCCGCGGCGGGCCGATTCGAGAGCCCAGCCGCCGAGGTAGCCCTTGTTGGCGCCCTTGGCAAATGCACACGTGAACATGGAAGACGCAGAGGCTTCCAGATAATTTCCTTTCTCGCCGCCCTTGTTCAGTACCTGGTACCAGAGGCCGCTTTCTTCGTCCTGTACGGCGACAATGGCTTCCGCCAAGCGGTAGAAGATCCCGATGATCTGTCCGCGCTTCGGATGGTCCACCGGAAGGTAGTCGAGCACATCCACGATGGCCATGACGTACCAGCCGACGGCGCGGCCCCAGAATTCCGGCGAGCAGCCGGTTACCGGGTCGGCCCAGCGCTGTTCGCGGCTCTCATCCCAGCCGTGGTAGAGCAGCCCGGTCTTCGGATCGCGGGATACGCGCTCCATGAGCAGAATTTCGTTCGCAATGTCGTCGTACCATTCGTGCTCGTCGAATTGGCTTGCATATTGGGCGAGCAGCGGGGAAGTCATATATACGCCGTCGAGCCACATTTGGAACGGATAAATTTTCTTGTGCCACAGTCCGCCTTCGCTCGTGCGCGGGTGCCCCTTGAGCTGGGTTACAAGCAGGTCGAGCGCCTTGCGGTACTTGGCTTCGCCGGTCCGCTCGTACATGAAGAACAGCGTCTTGCCCTGGTTGATCATGTCCACATTGTATTCTTCCAGGGAGTAGGTGTCGATCGTTCCATCCTCGCGGATGAACAGATCCATGTTCTCCCGGATATAGTTCCAATAACGGTCATCGCCGGTCTTGCGCCACATGCGCTCGAACGCGGTCAGGATGCATCCGTTTTCATAATTCCAGCAGCGTCTTTTCTGAAACGGCATGTCGGACACCAGAGGATACTGCTCCATGAAGGATTCCGACATGATTTGGGACCAAGGCTTGCTCACTTCCAACGCCTCCTTCTTCTATTCTTCTCTAGCATAGCATATGGCCCGTCTTAATTCTAACCCTTTTGTTAACGTGTGCGACCGGAAATTGATTCCTCTTGTCTTTTTGAATGAAGGCCGCTGCGCTCAGGTGCCGCAAGTGCTCATTGTCAGCCTCAGGGAGCGGAAGGTATACTGTAGTCGACCCGGATGAACGTGCGTTTGCCTTCATTCGAACTGCGATAAAAACGAAAAGCTTTCAACGATGGAGTGATACCTGATGAATTCAACCGACGGGCTGCAGCGTCCGGCGTTCCGGCTGTGGCCGTACGCCGTGTTCGTCCTGCTGGCGGTGCTGCTGCTGGCGGCGGCTTCCCTGCTCCTGGCCGGCGATCTTCGGCGTTCTTCTTCAGCCGCAGGCACGGCCGTGCTGGATGCCGGAGCGCCGTGGGAGGCTGTGCTCGGGGATCTGCCGGTGTCCGGCGGGCGTCCGGACCCGGCTTCAGCCGCATGGCGTCCCCTGCGCGAGGTCCAGCAGTCCCCGGAAGGGCAGTCCCACACGGGGAACTTCTGGATCCGGACCACGCTCCCGGCCAAAGAAGGCGGCTGGCGCGATCCTTACCTGCAGGTGCAGCGGCAGTTCAATTATGAAGTGTACGCGGACGGTGTACGGTTAGGCGGACGGAATCCGAACGGGGAGGACCGATACACGCATGGCGGCTTCGGCTGGAAAATGTACCGGCTGCCGGCGGACCCTGCGCCGCAGACCCTGATGGTGCGGATTACCCGTTTCAGCCCGGGCACTACGATCGGGGACTTTACACTGGGAGAAGGAAGCGCCCTGCTCGCCGAGATGATCCGGCATGATGTAGTCGGGCTTCTGTATGTGCTTTTCTTTGTTCTGCTCGGCAGCGGCTCGCTCTTCTTCTGGATCCGGTCGCACCGGGACCCGTCCTATCTCAGCTTTGCGCTTCTGTCCTGGACTGCGGGGCTTGCCTATCTGCTGCGCCTGGAGACGTTCCAGCTGCTT containing:
- a CDS encoding copper amine oxidase N-terminal domain-containing protein gives rise to the protein MKNKRIPALVLLGAAVTGLLGGTAGAAEADAAIQLRLNDTAALKNGQPVILETPPELKGDTTMVPLRFVSESLGAAVEWDGTARTITLKQDGRNIRLTIDRPEAEVDGQPAALEQPAFIRSGTTLVPLRFVAEQLHQDVAYDAATKTITLTPAAGQGTPPALPPEKKPTYPPPRDTPAAEPVRQKLETPTVDNLTVDPNAGKVRTVMMFTSSGMKVEVHSIVSDKKDHVYVLHNDKNNGGIIGYGEFSILKYDTAVPGPSMSLVRSFDQKFSFTYKDQQGTNRKFDYGSFIPTGLHYSEGTGKLYVMGESIDTDYPRILTYEVYPEVKLVAVSPDKGTNYHTGRNFFAASADGGIYYTDLYHQSYYSAGAEGASTFIGSTPTDTSSEMVSLEQDGQHYVLDKNSKSVYKAGPKGFELQGRVELEKIKGMAASGGFFYVTDGAKVYQINLKGEASVYVTLDKLTYNKGFYNPQTKQYEELYRTEPGKLTAIDEANRFTVDEAGSIYLFDNVNQILRRINVYP
- a CDS encoding LTA synthase family protein, yielding MRLFFGAFWIVFLVELMSRGQWEKAFGWTFQSLPALTLNALAVFGFLLLLTALTASIRLSFWLVATFCLALGLISGIKLDILGVPLLPWDLLLTSESSDMVQYIKGLLSFTIISGLVVFIGLSMLLLYKLPRLAMSINWKQRLVMGIVSVMLLSSIYTDGMASIKKWANIQNIAWDQSLNVDTNGFLLSTIMNLKFLFLAQPEGYDADKVRALASSHVPAAPAQVKPNVIVVLSESFWDPTQIKGIQFSRDPIPFYHELAEKYTSGTMLSPQYGGGTANVEFEVLTGNSMRFLPPGSVPYNQYVDKGIDSLASILARQDYTSTAINPFHSWFYSSKKVYKNFGFSKYISQEFFEPDYEGPYLADRQVAKQIIDASARSEGPDFIFANTMENHYHYYPGKFKENTIKVTGVTGESQGLLETYAQGLIGADDMLKRLVTHYEQSEEPTIVVFFGDHLPSLGDNYQAYKDSGFLQENDPDSLNKLYRVPVLVWNNYLPERKEELNMSPSFLTPYILKLAEQPGTYYTDYLYQLYQTTPVIPPSNYYAQMGIEPEELKTYENLQYDILFGEQYGYAETKTVVKDEHYILGPGPMKINEVRSETAGEKTVLTVTGEDLPKTSVLEVNGKAVTTHWSEEQSALKAEVPSETLDEKKPCKVKVLVKDSKDKLVAASNEYQYAALAVSGSAAP
- a CDS encoding glycoside hydrolase family 88/105 protein, whose protein sequence is MSKPWSQIMSESFMEQYPLVSDMPFQKRRCWNYENGCILTAFERMWRKTGDDRYWNYIRENMDLFIREDGTIDTYSLEEYNVDMINQGKTLFFMYERTGEAKYRKALDLLVTQLKGHPRTSEGGLWHKKIYPFQMWLDGVYMTSPLLAQYASQFDEHEWYDDIANEILLMERVSRDPKTGLLYHGWDESREQRWADPVTGCSPEFWGRAVGWYVMAIVDVLDYLPVDHPKRGQIIGIFYRLAEAIVAVQDEESGLWYQVLNKGGEKGNYLEASASSMFTCAFAKGANKGYLGGWALESARRGYQGLLDRYFERDEDGTMHLNGICSVAGLGNKPYRDGSYEYYLSEPIRRDDPKGFAPFVMACLEIEAADEAKK